The following coding sequences lie in one Mycobacterium sp. DL440 genomic window:
- a CDS encoding YqaJ viral recombinase family protein: MTIAPFWAEHAELAGHYKDRDEWLELRRTGIGSSDCSAVLGLGKYGSAFSVWADKTGKSRPDDETEVMMWGTLLEPVIRAELARRLNVEIVECPTLRSLERPWQLYNPDGLILAQNALVEIKNASAWLAHDWEDGEVPDHAELQVQHGMAVTGADGAYVAGLVGGNRLRWEYVPRDDELIATINQAEQHLWDTYIVPDKAPPIDGSDATAEAIAARWPRRYDEVEVLDDEHLPQVEAAIADYRAALDAEKSAKSEKSQAVNVLADLLQGSDALADASGRKLVALRRGIFREKAFRDEEDDAPWLHKVEVIDKDRLKAEDPELYRRFQSTSIYIPKGK; encoded by the coding sequence GTGACCATCGCACCGTTCTGGGCCGAGCACGCCGAACTGGCCGGCCACTACAAAGACCGCGACGAGTGGCTTGAGTTGCGCCGCACCGGCATCGGCTCGTCTGATTGCTCCGCCGTCCTGGGCCTAGGCAAGTACGGATCCGCGTTCTCCGTGTGGGCCGACAAGACCGGCAAGTCCCGGCCGGACGACGAGACCGAGGTGATGATGTGGGGCACCCTGCTGGAGCCGGTCATCCGTGCCGAGCTGGCCCGCCGCCTCAACGTCGAGATCGTCGAATGCCCAACGCTGCGATCACTGGAGCGGCCATGGCAGCTCTACAACCCCGACGGTCTGATCCTGGCGCAGAACGCCCTGGTTGAGATCAAGAACGCGTCTGCCTGGCTCGCTCACGATTGGGAGGACGGCGAGGTCCCGGACCACGCGGAGCTGCAGGTCCAGCACGGCATGGCGGTCACCGGCGCTGACGGCGCGTACGTCGCCGGCCTGGTCGGCGGGAACCGGTTGCGGTGGGAGTACGTGCCACGCGACGACGAACTGATCGCCACGATCAACCAGGCTGAGCAGCACCTTTGGGACACGTACATCGTTCCGGATAAGGCGCCGCCGATCGACGGGTCGGACGCGACGGCCGAGGCGATCGCCGCGCGCTGGCCGCGCCGGTATGACGAGGTCGAGGTGCTCGACGACGAACACCTACCCCAGGTTGAGGCTGCCATCGCCGACTACCGGGCCGCGTTGGACGCCGAGAAGTCAGCCAAGTCGGAGAAGTCGCAGGCCGTCAACGTGCTGGCTGATCTGCTCCAGGGGTCCGATGCGCTGGCCGACGCGTCTGGTCGAAAGCTCGTCGCGCTCCGGCGGGGCATCTTCCGCGAGAAGGCGTTCCGCGACGAAGAGGACGACGCGCCCTGGCTGCACAAGGTCGAGGTGATCGACAAGGACCGCCTCAAGGCCGAGGACCCCGAGTTGTACCGCCGTTTTCAGTCCACATCCATCTACATCCCGAAAGGCAAGTAA
- a CDS encoding MazG-like family protein, with amino-acid sequence MTTTNEAIAEITDWIDSHNTPLWAQIMKVSEEAGEAAQIYLNYSGMNPRKGKCAQQSDVVDELADVALSALVAIRMFGRVPMLSLQQRIRFVQQRINATPGAGVLGS; translated from the coding sequence ATGACCACTACCAATGAGGCGATTGCAGAGATAACCGACTGGATCGACAGCCACAACACCCCTTTGTGGGCGCAGATCATGAAGGTGTCCGAGGAGGCCGGGGAAGCCGCACAGATATACCTGAATTACAGCGGCATGAATCCGCGTAAAGGTAAGTGCGCGCAGCAATCTGATGTGGTCGATGAACTAGCCGACGTCGCGCTCAGTGCGTTGGTGGCGATACGGATGTTTGGCCGTGTGCCGATGCTTTCGCTGCAGCAGCGCATCCGGTTTGTGCAGCAGCGGATCAACGCAACTCCGGGCGCAGGGGTGCTCGGGAGTTGA
- a CDS encoding phage antirepressor N-terminal domain-containing protein — translation MTAELVQIAIPGTDRKVMAARVSGREIVSLRHACEAIGLATDSQRRKLNARSWATVTQEVSVAEDGKPREMTMIDRRTFTMWLGGIDENRVSSDARPVLIAFQAEAADALDAYFNEGGAINPRATEDQLDRLTRQARGQIEVLQLAKGLIDPKHLESKARIVLARALGEAPEIEPADVPLYVSDYLASKGLQRSLIEAKASGFGRRLKARYIVEHDRAPEQHHQTLPNGTVRKVYAYTESDRPLFDSVWAKHYANVVADSALRLVQGGDA, via the coding sequence ATGACCGCCGAACTTGTTCAGATCGCAATCCCCGGAACAGACCGCAAGGTCATGGCGGCGCGCGTCAGCGGCCGCGAGATTGTCTCCCTGCGCCATGCCTGCGAGGCGATCGGACTTGCGACGGACTCGCAGCGCCGCAAGCTGAATGCTCGGTCTTGGGCAACCGTCACCCAGGAGGTGTCGGTTGCCGAGGACGGCAAGCCGCGCGAAATGACAATGATCGACCGCCGCACCTTCACGATGTGGCTCGGCGGAATCGACGAGAATCGGGTCTCGTCCGACGCGCGCCCCGTGCTGATCGCCTTCCAAGCCGAAGCCGCCGACGCGCTCGACGCCTATTTCAACGAGGGCGGCGCGATCAACCCGCGCGCCACCGAGGACCAGCTCGACCGACTCACCCGGCAAGCTCGCGGCCAAATCGAGGTCCTGCAACTCGCCAAGGGTCTGATCGACCCGAAGCACCTGGAGTCCAAGGCGCGAATCGTCCTGGCCCGCGCCCTCGGTGAAGCTCCGGAGATTGAGCCGGCCGACGTGCCGCTGTACGTCTCGGACTACCTCGCCAGCAAGGGCCTGCAGCGGTCACTCATCGAGGCGAAGGCGTCCGGGTTCGGCCGGCGTCTCAAGGCCCGGTACATCGTGGAGCACGACCGCGCACCGGAACAGCATCACCAGACGCTCCCGAACGGCACCGTCCGCAAGGTGTACGCCTACACCGAGTCTGACCGCCCATTGTTCGACTCGGTTTGGGCCAAGCACTACGCCAACGTCGTTGCTGATTCCGCATTGCGACTGGTGCAAGGCGGCGACGCGTGA
- a CDS encoding helix-turn-helix domain-containing protein produces MPDKDSARPIGPQIRIRDLREAHGLSVNQLIDRIAENGVDGVHPDTIRNVELGYKRASNPLMTAWAKALGLSSLNVWQPEPLKSSRERVA; encoded by the coding sequence ATGCCCGATAAAGACAGCGCCAGGCCAATCGGTCCGCAGATTCGAATCCGGGATCTCCGCGAAGCGCACGGACTCAGCGTGAACCAACTCATCGATCGAATCGCCGAAAACGGAGTCGACGGTGTCCACCCCGACACCATCCGAAACGTCGAACTCGGCTACAAGCGGGCCAGCAACCCGCTTATGACCGCCTGGGCCAAGGCGCTCGGACTGTCGTCGCTGAACGTGTGGCAGCCCGAACCGTTGAAGTCGTCACGGGAGCGGGTGGCCTGA
- a CDS encoding tyrosine-type recombinase/integrase, translating to MPRQRLAPGEHGKITTTRKDSTWYATTYVRLHTGKLREREASSGKSAEDARRTLLRRIKTELESNAPAGVIGNRTTLSELFEVWIAAKITEDGLKPQTEAQYQRAWRLHGSAQLGELRISELTTSRADAHLKALPAGPSTQLRTVLAGMFSLAARFDVVRHSPIAEARATAAEKKPARSLTSAELDRVREAVRVYCELSPARGKRAAGAGRQKGPMLRAFVELLAATGVRPGEVLAIQWPEVDLLGDPPTVTVSGTLLDHGAIPGKPLHRQDSRKKDAPSHTVILPKFSVEVLTELFGRTGSVEDGPVLASSSGGWVSLSSISKQLRAALKPHPDLAWVTPHSFRRSVATVVRDGLGIEAAQAQLSHSQLSTTEHHYAQRRTMGPDARAVLDKWAGQPG from the coding sequence ATGCCCCGTCAACGGCTCGCGCCGGGCGAGCACGGCAAGATCACCACGACCCGCAAGGACAGCACTTGGTATGCCACAACCTATGTGCGGCTGCACACCGGGAAGCTGCGCGAGCGAGAGGCCTCCTCAGGGAAGTCGGCAGAGGACGCGCGCCGCACCTTGTTGCGGCGGATCAAGACCGAGCTGGAATCCAACGCGCCGGCCGGGGTCATCGGGAACCGGACCACACTGTCCGAACTGTTCGAGGTGTGGATCGCAGCGAAGATCACCGAGGACGGGCTGAAGCCTCAGACCGAGGCCCAGTATCAGAGGGCGTGGCGGCTGCATGGAAGTGCGCAGCTCGGCGAGCTGCGGATCTCAGAGCTGACGACTAGCCGCGCGGACGCTCACCTCAAGGCATTGCCGGCGGGACCATCGACGCAGCTACGGACCGTGCTGGCCGGCATGTTCAGCCTGGCCGCCCGGTTCGACGTGGTGCGGCATAGCCCGATCGCTGAGGCCCGGGCCACGGCGGCAGAAAAGAAACCTGCCCGATCGTTGACCTCGGCAGAACTGGACCGAGTGCGTGAGGCGGTCAGGGTGTATTGCGAACTGAGTCCAGCTCGGGGCAAGCGCGCGGCGGGAGCGGGACGTCAGAAAGGCCCGATGTTGCGTGCGTTCGTGGAGTTGCTCGCCGCGACGGGTGTCCGCCCGGGTGAGGTGTTGGCTATCCAGTGGCCGGAGGTGGATCTGCTGGGTGACCCGCCGACGGTAACTGTGTCGGGGACGCTGCTCGATCACGGTGCGATTCCGGGCAAGCCCCTGCATCGGCAGGACTCACGGAAGAAGGATGCGCCGTCGCACACGGTGATCTTGCCGAAGTTCAGCGTCGAGGTGTTGACGGAGCTGTTCGGCCGGACGGGCAGTGTGGAGGATGGGCCGGTGTTGGCCAGTTCGTCTGGCGGCTGGGTGTCGCTGTCGAGCATCTCGAAGCAGCTTCGGGCGGCGCTCAAGCCGCACCCTGATCTTGCGTGGGTGACGCCGCACTCGTTCCGGCGGTCGGTAGCCACGGTGGTTCGCGACGGCCTCGGTATCGAGGCGGCACAAGCGCAGTTGTCGCACAGCCAACTGTCGACGACGGAACACCACTATGCGCAGCGGAGAACGATGGGACCCGACGCCCGGGCGGTCCTCGACAAGTGGGCAGGTCAACCAGGGTGA
- a CDS encoding DUF1059 domain-containing protein encodes MAKTHLNCPCGEAISGTDEDDLVEKAQAHLAQQHPGREYDREMILFMAY; translated from the coding sequence ATGGCGAAGACACATCTGAACTGCCCGTGCGGCGAAGCGATCAGCGGCACCGATGAGGACGACCTTGTTGAGAAGGCCCAGGCTCATCTGGCCCAGCAGCACCCCGGGCGCGAGTACGACCGGGAAATGATCCTCTTCATGGCCTACTAG
- a CDS encoding HhH-GPD-type base excision DNA repair protein, with translation MAKLQLVQDPEADALLESNPFALLVGMLLDQQIPMEVAFGGPKKIADRLGDVDAREIADYNPDNFIALVSQTPAIHRFPGSMGKRVQDLARAIVDEYDGDVTALWTGGDPDGKEVLRRLKRLPGFGDQKARIFLALLGKQYGVAPAGWREAAGDYGTAGSFMSVADVVDPGSLQKVRTYKKQMKAAAKEAKVAKS, from the coding sequence GTGGCGAAACTGCAGCTAGTCCAAGATCCGGAGGCCGACGCCCTGCTGGAGTCCAACCCGTTCGCGCTTCTTGTGGGCATGTTGTTGGATCAGCAGATTCCGATGGAGGTCGCGTTCGGCGGCCCCAAGAAGATCGCCGACCGTCTCGGTGACGTCGACGCTCGCGAGATCGCCGACTACAACCCGGACAACTTCATCGCGCTGGTATCGCAAACCCCTGCCATTCACCGGTTTCCGGGGTCGATGGGCAAGCGGGTGCAGGACCTCGCGCGCGCCATCGTCGACGAGTACGACGGCGACGTGACGGCGCTGTGGACCGGTGGCGACCCCGATGGCAAAGAGGTGTTGCGCCGGCTCAAGCGGCTGCCCGGGTTCGGTGACCAGAAGGCCCGGATCTTCTTGGCGCTGTTGGGCAAGCAGTACGGCGTGGCGCCTGCGGGCTGGCGGGAGGCTGCGGGGGATTACGGCACTGCCGGCAGCTTCATGTCGGTGGCTGACGTGGTCGATCCCGGGTCGTTGCAGAAGGTGCGCACGTACAAGAAACAGATGAAGGCTGCAGCCAAAGAAGCCAAGGTCGCCAAGAGCTGA
- a CDS encoding DUF732 domain-containing protein has protein sequence MRRVVAPLLAAVVTAIALAATANAIPDQGTPEFDNYMQGLDRNGFHLNPDTAWRVAHQACMGGIPGYIGLELAAQGVFGPGSEQRVYDVARKYACPVQ, from the coding sequence ATGAGACGCGTCGTTGCACCTCTTCTTGCAGCGGTGGTTACCGCGATCGCCTTGGCCGCCACGGCCAACGCCATCCCCGACCAGGGCACGCCGGAATTCGACAACTACATGCAGGGCCTGGACCGCAACGGATTCCACTTGAATCCCGACACCGCGTGGCGCGTCGCCCACCAGGCGTGTATGGGCGGCATCCCGGGATACATCGGATTGGAACTGGCTGCGCAAGGCGTTTTCGGCCCCGGCTCTGAGCAGCGGGTCTACGACGTGGCCAGGAAGTACGCCTGCCCCGTTCAGTAG
- a CDS encoding sensor histidine kinase: MSGEVAVALALALILAAVAAVVVVRTRRVVATPTERAVHTALHTAAQAARALRQGLDTESAQTAAPYLRELTGTAGLALFDDDAVLLARDHDDEAIWQSGTVEACADTARESISAGRRVLRTARSTAVVAQPLLTEGGEVLGALVVLTPAGPGPGMLGAVGEVARYAASQIELAELDASRARLDRAEVLALRAQISPHFIYNALNTIASFVRTDPDRARELVLEFADFTRYSFRAAGQYTTLADELRNIDRYLTLERARFGTNLRVRLQVAPEVLNVVVPFLALQPLVENAVRHGLADNGGGSVEIVARDAGTECVITVEDDGAGMDPDTLRAGHGDALADRTGESAHVGLTNVDHRLRAAFGNDYGLVVETAVGAGTKVVMRVPKFRSGVRAGGGALG, encoded by the coding sequence ATGTCCGGTGAGGTTGCAGTCGCGCTGGCCCTTGCGCTGATCTTGGCGGCGGTCGCCGCCGTCGTCGTGGTGCGCACGCGACGGGTGGTGGCCACGCCCACCGAACGCGCCGTGCACACCGCGCTGCACACCGCGGCGCAGGCGGCCCGCGCGCTGCGCCAGGGGCTGGACACCGAATCCGCTCAGACCGCCGCGCCGTATCTACGCGAGTTGACCGGTACCGCGGGTTTGGCCCTGTTCGACGACGACGCGGTACTGCTGGCCCGCGACCACGACGATGAGGCCATCTGGCAGTCCGGGACCGTCGAGGCCTGTGCCGACACGGCGCGGGAGTCGATCAGCGCAGGCCGCCGCGTCTTGCGCACCGCACGGTCGACAGCTGTCGTGGCCCAGCCGCTGCTGACCGAGGGCGGCGAGGTACTCGGCGCGCTGGTGGTGCTGACCCCGGCCGGCCCCGGCCCGGGCATGCTCGGTGCGGTCGGCGAGGTGGCCCGCTACGCCGCCAGCCAGATCGAGCTCGCCGAACTCGACGCGTCACGCGCCCGGCTGGACCGAGCCGAGGTGCTGGCGCTGCGGGCCCAGATCAGCCCGCACTTCATCTACAACGCGCTCAACACGATTGCCTCGTTCGTCCGCACCGACCCGGACCGGGCCCGCGAACTGGTCCTGGAATTCGCCGATTTCACCCGCTACTCGTTCCGCGCGGCCGGGCAGTACACGACGCTCGCGGACGAACTGCGCAACATCGACCGCTACCTGACCCTGGAACGGGCCCGTTTCGGTACCAATCTGCGGGTGCGGCTTCAGGTGGCCCCCGAGGTGCTCAATGTCGTGGTGCCGTTCCTGGCCCTGCAACCCCTGGTGGAGAACGCGGTGCGGCACGGACTGGCCGACAACGGCGGCGGATCGGTGGAGATCGTCGCCCGCGACGCGGGCACCGAGTGCGTGATCACCGTCGAAGACGACGGCGCGGGCATGGATCCCGACACGCTGCGCGCCGGCCACGGCGACGCGCTGGCCGACCGCACCGGTGAATCCGCCCATGTCGGGCTGACAAATGTGGACCATCGTCTGCGCGCGGCATTCGGCAACGATTACGGTCTTGTGGTCGAGACAGCGGTCGGTGCGGGCACCAAAGTGGTGATGCGCGTGCCGAAGTTCCGATCAGGGGTCCGAGCCGGCGGAGGTGCGTTGGGGTGA
- a CDS encoding LytTR family DNA-binding domain-containing protein translates to MSSNLTVLAVDDEAPALDELAYLLGRHPDVSEVHTASDATSALRELNQHTIDAVFLDINMPGLSGIELAGVLANYATRPAVVFVTAHEDKAVAAFDVGAVDYLLKPIRQNRLDEAVRRVAAAAPTASAEPAGAAEAEDQDWNVVPAELGGITHLVPRDSIGWVEAEGDYARLHSVTGAHLVRIPLSTLEARWRDHGFQRIHRSYLVSLRQVTGLRTADGATLVRLRANGTSPAVELPVSRRQARELRDRLVRDPMRSLKPAGSDE, encoded by the coding sequence GTGAGCTCCAACCTGACCGTGCTCGCCGTCGACGACGAGGCACCCGCACTCGACGAGCTGGCCTACCTGCTGGGACGGCACCCCGACGTCAGCGAGGTGCACACGGCGTCCGACGCCACCTCGGCACTGCGCGAACTCAACCAGCACACGATCGACGCGGTGTTCCTCGACATCAACATGCCCGGCCTGTCCGGCATCGAATTGGCCGGTGTGCTGGCCAATTACGCGACCCGGCCCGCCGTGGTGTTCGTGACCGCCCACGAGGACAAGGCGGTGGCGGCCTTCGACGTCGGCGCCGTCGACTATCTGCTGAAGCCGATCCGGCAAAACCGCCTGGACGAGGCCGTGCGCCGCGTTGCGGCGGCCGCACCGACGGCCTCGGCCGAGCCGGCCGGCGCGGCTGAGGCCGAGGACCAGGACTGGAATGTGGTCCCCGCCGAACTGGGCGGCATCACCCACCTGGTGCCCCGCGACAGTATCGGCTGGGTCGAAGCCGAGGGTGACTACGCGCGGCTGCACTCGGTCACCGGTGCCCACCTGGTGCGAATCCCGTTGAGCACCTTGGAGGCCCGCTGGCGTGACCACGGGTTCCAGCGCATCCACCGGTCGTACCTGGTGTCACTGCGGCAGGTCACCGGGCTGCGCACGGCGGACGGCGCAACGCTGGTCCGCTTGCGCGCCAACGGAACCTCCCCCGCCGTGGAACTTCCGGTGAGCCGACGCCAGGCCCGTGAATTGCGCGACCGTCTGGTCCGCGATCCGATGCGTTCCCTCAAACCGGCGGGCAGCGATGAGTGA
- a CDS encoding cation acetate symporter translates to MTGAPLTAAALLAAVVATIAIGAYGVRLSRTTSDFLVASRSVGPQWNAAAISGEYLSAASFLGVAGLIAKYGADALWYPVGFTAGYLGVLLFVAAPLRRSGAYTVPDFAEFRLGSARLRKVAMLVVVVICLFYLAPQYQGAGLALKTLLGVPVWIGPLLVASIVIINVVAGGMRSITFVQAFQYWLKLTAIAVPALALLGLFISDRGELGGPLPPTVQQQTTVQIDTAVMVQVIDPAGITVSGDLDGRHVESARIDAPGQHTLGAGTTLTLEAGAATPVVAGTPGTGSEWIASGGGLGGEHPLYQVLSIIVATFLGTMGLPHVLVRFYTNPDGRAARRTALAVVALLSVFYFFPILLGVFSRLYVPQLLITGTADAAVLLAPGAAVGGIGGQLLAALVAAGAIAAFLATSSGLLISVAGALATDVLRGRVRDFRIAAVVGGVIPIPLSLMVSGLELSRSVGLAFAVAASTLCPLLVLGIWWRGLTVVGAACGLVVGGCVCGGAVLVAISGGVDDGVLGGWPAVMVGYPAAVSVPIAFLTMIVISLFTRPTPGVAQIFARMHVPERLGLGVERVPAG, encoded by the coding sequence ATGACCGGCGCACCGCTGACCGCCGCCGCACTGCTGGCCGCCGTGGTGGCCACCATCGCCATCGGGGCCTACGGAGTCCGGTTGTCGCGCACCACCTCCGACTTCCTGGTGGCCTCGCGCAGCGTCGGCCCGCAGTGGAATGCCGCCGCGATCTCCGGTGAATACCTCTCCGCTGCCTCATTTCTCGGGGTGGCCGGGTTGATCGCGAAGTACGGCGCCGACGCCCTGTGGTATCCGGTCGGATTCACCGCGGGCTATCTGGGCGTGCTGTTGTTCGTGGCCGCACCGCTGCGGCGTTCGGGGGCCTACACCGTCCCCGACTTCGCCGAGTTCCGGCTCGGCTCGGCCCGTCTGCGCAAGGTGGCGATGCTCGTCGTCGTGGTGATCTGCCTGTTTTATCTGGCCCCGCAGTATCAGGGGGCCGGGCTCGCCCTGAAAACGCTTCTGGGCGTTCCCGTCTGGATCGGGCCGCTGCTGGTCGCCTCGATCGTCATCATCAATGTGGTGGCCGGCGGCATGCGGTCGATCACGTTCGTGCAGGCCTTCCAGTACTGGCTCAAGCTCACCGCCATCGCAGTCCCCGCCCTGGCGCTTCTCGGGTTGTTCATCAGTGACCGCGGCGAATTGGGCGGTCCGCTGCCACCCACCGTGCAACAGCAGACCACCGTGCAGATCGACACCGCCGTCATGGTCCAGGTGATCGACCCGGCCGGCATCACCGTGTCCGGCGATCTGGACGGCCGCCACGTCGAGTCCGCCCGGATCGACGCACCCGGACAACACACCCTCGGCGCGGGCACCACGCTGACGCTGGAGGCCGGCGCCGCCACGCCCGTGGTGGCCGGCACCCCGGGCACCGGCAGTGAGTGGATCGCCTCGGGCGGAGGCCTGGGGGGCGAACATCCGCTCTATCAGGTGTTGTCCATCATCGTCGCGACGTTTCTGGGCACGATGGGCCTGCCGCACGTCCTGGTCCGCTTTTACACCAACCCCGACGGACGCGCCGCCCGGCGCACCGCGCTGGCGGTGGTGGCACTGCTGTCGGTGTTCTACTTCTTCCCAATCCTGCTCGGGGTGTTCTCCCGGTTGTACGTCCCGCAGTTACTCATCACCGGAACTGCCGACGCTGCAGTACTTTTGGCTCCGGGCGCGGCCGTCGGTGGAATCGGCGGCCAACTGCTGGCGGCACTGGTGGCCGCCGGGGCGATCGCGGCCTTTTTGGCCACCTCGTCGGGGCTGCTGATCAGCGTCGCCGGCGCCCTGGCCACCGACGTGCTACGCGGCCGCGTGCGCGATTTCCGGATCGCCGCGGTGGTCGGCGGGGTGATCCCGATTCCGTTGTCGCTGATGGTGTCCGGGCTCGAGTTGTCCCGCAGTGTCGGATTGGCCTTCGCCGTTGCGGCGTCCACGCTGTGCCCATTGCTGGTGCTCGGGATCTGGTGGCGCGGACTGACGGTTGTCGGCGCGGCCTGCGGGCTGGTGGTGGGCGGGTGTGTGTGCGGCGGCGCGGTGCTCGTGGCGATCAGCGGCGGAGTCGACGACGGAGTGCTCGGCGGATGGCCCGCGGTGATGGTGGGCTACCCAGCGGCGGTCAGCGTGCCCATCGCCTTCCTCACGATGATCGTCATCAGCTTGTTCACCCGGCCCACTCCCGGCGTCGCGCAGATCTTCGCGCGCATGCACGTGCCGGAACGCCTGGGCCTGGGCGTCGAGCGGGTCCCCGCCGGCTGA
- a CDS encoding DUF485 domain-containing protein, whose translation MTETDLPERVAPTGEQFLAMQASPEFQELRTRLRRFVFPMTAFFLVWYALYVALGAFAHDFMAIRVFGNVNVGLLIGLGQFLTTFLITGLYVRFANRELDPRATAIREELEGAW comes from the coding sequence GTGACCGAAACCGACCTTCCCGAGAGGGTTGCCCCCACCGGGGAGCAGTTCCTCGCCATGCAGGCAAGCCCTGAATTCCAGGAACTGCGTACGCGCCTGCGCCGCTTCGTCTTTCCGATGACCGCGTTCTTCCTGGTCTGGTACGCCCTGTACGTCGCCCTGGGCGCATTCGCCCACGACTTCATGGCCATCCGGGTGTTCGGCAACGTCAATGTCGGCCTGCTGATCGGGCTGGGCCAGTTCCTCACCACGTTCCTCATCACCGGACTGTATGTGCGCTTCGCGAACCGCGAACTCGACCCGCGCGCCACCGCCATCCGCGAAGAACTGGAAGGCGCCTGGTGA
- a CDS encoding cation acetate symporter, with protein MTTTYLAAETVGNPAANIGIFSLFVVVTMIVVIKASKRNATADEFFTGGRGFSGPQNGIAIAGDYLSAASFLGIAGAIAVYGYDGFLYSIGFLVAWLVALLLVAELLRNTGKFTMADVLSFRLKQRPVRLAAAISTLTVSLFYLLAQMAGAGGLVALLLDVNSRTGQSIVIAAVGILMIVYVLVGGMKGTTWVQIIKAVLLIVGAALMTVMVLSKFGLNFSEILGSAQSAISQATTKGVSSRDVLAPGAQYGGSLTSQINFISLALALVLGTAGLPHVLMRFYTVPTAKEARRSVVWAIALIGAFYLFTLVLGYGAAALVGPDRILGAAGGVNSAAPLLAFELGGVILLGVISAVAFATILAVVAGLTITASASFAHDIYASVLKSHKVTEQEQVRVSRITAVVLGVFAIGLGILANGQNVAFLVALAFAVAAAANLPTIVYSLYWKRFNTRGALWSMYGGLISTIVLIVFSPAVSGSTTAMIPGADFDFFPLANPGIVSIPLAFALGIIGTLTSSDTGDPELNAEMEVRSLTGVGAEKAVSH; from the coding sequence GTGACCACCACCTACCTCGCCGCCGAGACCGTCGGCAATCCCGCCGCCAACATCGGTATCTTCAGCCTCTTCGTCGTCGTCACGATGATCGTGGTGATCAAGGCCAGCAAGCGCAACGCCACCGCCGACGAGTTCTTCACCGGCGGCCGCGGTTTCTCCGGCCCGCAGAACGGCATCGCCATCGCCGGTGACTACCTGTCGGCGGCCAGCTTCCTGGGCATCGCCGGGGCCATCGCGGTCTACGGCTACGACGGCTTCCTCTACTCGATCGGCTTCCTGGTGGCCTGGCTGGTGGCCCTGCTGCTGGTGGCCGAATTGCTGCGCAACACAGGCAAATTCACCATGGCCGACGTGCTGAGCTTCCGACTCAAGCAGCGGCCCGTTCGCCTGGCCGCGGCCATCTCGACGTTGACGGTGTCACTGTTCTACCTGCTGGCTCAGATGGCCGGGGCCGGCGGCCTGGTCGCGCTGCTGCTCGACGTCAACAGTCGGACCGGGCAGTCGATCGTGATCGCCGCCGTCGGCATCCTGATGATCGTCTACGTCCTGGTCGGCGGGATGAAGGGCACCACCTGGGTACAGATCATCAAGGCGGTCCTGCTGATCGTCGGCGCCGCCCTGATGACGGTGATGGTGCTGAGCAAGTTCGGGCTGAACTTCTCCGAGATCCTCGGCTCGGCGCAATCGGCCATCTCCCAGGCCACCACCAAGGGCGTCTCGAGCCGCGACGTGCTGGCGCCGGGCGCACAGTACGGCGGATCGCTCACCTCGCAGATCAACTTCATCTCACTGGCGCTGGCGTTGGTGCTCGGCACCGCTGGCCTGCCGCATGTGCTGATGCGCTTCTACACCGTGCCCACCGCCAAAGAGGCGCGGCGGTCGGTGGTCTGGGCGATCGCACTGATCGGCGCCTTCTACCTGTTCACTTTGGTGCTCGGGTACGGCGCAGCCGCACTGGTCGGCCCGGACCGGATCCTCGGCGCGGCCGGCGGCGTGAACTCCGCGGCCCCACTGCTGGCGTTCGAACTGGGCGGGGTGATCCTGCTCGGGGTCATCTCGGCGGTGGCGTTCGCGACCATCCTGGCGGTGGTGGCCGGTCTGACCATCACGGCCTCGGCCTCGTTCGCCCACGACATCTATGCCTCAGTGCTCAAGTCCCACAAGGTGACCGAGCAGGAGCAGGTCCGGGTCTCGCGCATCACCGCGGTGGTGCTGGGTGTCTTCGCGATCGGGCTGGGCATCCTGGCCAACGGCCAGAACGTCGCATTCCTGGTGGCTCTGGCCTTCGCGGTAGCGGCCGCGGCCAACCTGCCGACCATCGTGTACTCGCTGTACTGGAAGCGGTTCAACACCCGCGGTGCGCTGTGGAGCATGTACGGCGGGCTGATCTCGACCATCGTGCTGATCGTGTTCTCCCCCGCCGTGTCGGGATCCACGACCGCGATGATCCCCGGTGCGGATTTCGACTTCTTCCCGCTGGCCAATCCGGGCATCGTGTCCATTCCGCTGGCCTTCGCGCTCGGCATCATCGGCACGCTCACCTCGTCCGACACCGGCGACCCGGAGCTCAACGCCGAGATGGAAGTGCGGTCGCTGACCGGGGTGGGTGCCGAGAAGGCGGTCAGCCACTAG